GATGTTTCTCAGGGCTATGGTTTGCATTGCTTTAATATGCAGGAAATGACTTGGGATTTTGCAATGTGTGAGGAGCTCGGATTTTCAAAGGATCTGCTTCCTGAAATCTATCCATGCCATGCTGTGATCGGAACCGTGACAGAAGAAGCGGCCAAAGAAAGTGGACTTTGCGTGGGAATCCCGGTTGTGGCAGGCGGTCTGGATGCAGCCTGCGCAGCACTGGGAGTCGGTGTACTTCACGATGGAGAGACACAGGAGCAAGGCGGGCAGGCAGGGGGGATGAGTATCTGCATGGATCATTATTGTGCAGACGAGAGGCTGATCCTCGGAGCCCATGTTGTGCCGGGACACTGGCTGCTTCAGGGGGGAACTACAGGAGGCGGCGGTGTCATGCGCTGGCTGGAAAAGGAATTTGGAGACTGGGAACGAGAGGAAGGAAAGCGAAGGGGCGTCAGCTCTCTGGATCTGATGAACGAAGAGGCAAAAGTAATTCCGGCGGGTAGTGACGGAGTTGTATTTCTTCCGTATATGTCCGGAGAACGTTCTCCGATCTGGGATCCGGATGCGAAAGGTGTTTACTACGGATTGGATTTCAGCAAGAAAAAAGGGCATCTGATCCGGGCTGCGATGGAAGGAACTGCCTATGCACTGAAGCACAATCTGGAAGCGGCAGAAGAAGCAGGAGCAAAAGTGGAAGTGTTAAAAGCAATGGGAGGAGCAGCAAATTCACACCTCTGGACACAGATCAAATCCGATGTGACCGGAAAAACCATGGAAGTCCCCTCATCAGATACTGCAACCACACTGGGAGCGGCACTTCTTGCAGGAGTCGGAGTAGGAATGTATGAAAGCTTTGAAGAAGCGGTGGAGAAGACCGTCAATAAAGGAAGAGTCCATACGCCGAATGTGGAGCATAAGGAAATCCACGAAAAGAATTATGAGACATACAGAGCTCTGTATGAACAATTAAAAAGTCTGATGAAAAAGACAGGAGGAAAGAAACAATGAAAGCAGCAGTAGTTTGTGCAAATGAAGATGTACAGTATCTGGATTATGAAGAGCCGATTCCGGGACCGGGAGAAGTGAAGGTTAAGGTTCGGGCATCCGGAATCTGCGGTTCGGATATTCCGAGAGTGCTTCACAATGGAGTACACTTTTATCCGATCGTACTTGGACATGAATTCTCCGGAGATGTTGTGGAGATCGGAGAAGGTGTCACAAAGGTAAAAGTCGGAGACAGAGTATCCGGTGCACCGTTAAAGCCTTGTATGAAATGTGATGACTGCCAGAATGGAAACTTTTCCCTCTGCAAGCATTATAGCTTTATCGGCTCCAGAGAACAGGGAAGCAATGCAGATTATGTGGTGATTCCGGAACAAAATGCAGTTGTCTATGATTCTTCGATCTCCTATGAGCAGGCCGCTATGTTCGAGCCTTCTACAGTTGCCCTTCACGGATTGTTACAGAACGAGTATCAGGGAGGGCAGTATGTTGCTGTGTTAGGCGGTGGAACGATCGGAATGTTCACCATGCAGTGGGCAAAGATTTTCGGCTCCAGAAAAGTTGTGGTATTTGACATCAGCGAGGAGCGTCTGGAACTGGCAAAACGTCTGGGTGCAGATGCAGTCATCAATACAACGAAAGAAAATTATATGCAGGAAGCAATGGCACTTACCGGGAAAAAGGGATATGGCTATGTGTTCGAGACGGCAGGACAGATCCCGACTATGCATATGGCATTTGAACTTGCGGGCAATAAAGCAAATGTCTGCTTTATCGGAACACCACATGCAGAGCTTACATTCACACCGACAATGTGGGAGAATATGAACCGGAAAGAGTTCCACCTGACCGGTTCCTGGATGTCTTACAGTGCACCGTTTCCGGGAAAAGAGTGGGAGCTGACCGCACATTATTTTGCAACAGGACAGTTAAAATTCGATCCGGGATTTATCTACAAAAAAGTCCCGATGAGTCAGGCACAGGAGGCATTTCAGATGTTCAAGACGCCAGGACTGGTCAAAGGAAAAGTGTTACTTGTAAACGAATCGTAAATGAGTGGGGAGATAGTTGTAAGATGATACTGACCGTGACATTAAACGCAGCAATCGATAAACGTTACGTTGTAGAAAATTTCCGTCTGGGAGAAGTAAACCGTGTGAAGGAGTGTGCATACACTCCGGGCGGAAAAGGACTCAATGTTTCAAAACCTGCAGCAATCGCAGGAGAAGAAGTAGTTGCCACAGGTTTTGTAGGAGGCCATGCGGGAAATTATATTGAGGAGGCGTTAAAGCCTTTCGGAATTCAAAGTGAGTTTTACCATCTGGAAGCAGAGAGCCGTTCCTGCATCAATATCTGGGATGAGACGAATCGTGTGCAGACAGAATTTCTGGAACCGGGGTTTACGGTAACAGAAGAGCAGTTTCAGGGATTTTTAAAGAAATTCCGCAATCTGGTAAAACAGGCAGATGTGATAGCAATGTCCGGAAGTGTGCCAAAAGGACTGGATGGAAGCGCGTATCAGCGTCTGGTGGAAATCTGCAGAGAGGAAAAACGGAATGTGATTCTGGATACAAGCGGCGCATTGCTTACCATGGGAATTGAAGCAAAACCGACAATGATCAAACCGAATCTGGATGAGATCCGGATGTTGACAGGCATGTCCTGTGACAGCCTGGAGGAAATGATCGAGGCAGCAAAGCAGATTCATGAAGGCGGAGTGGAGATCGTAGCAGTTTCGCTTGGCGCAGAGGGATCCTTTGTGGTGTGTGAAGAAGGGATTTATCAGGCGCAGGTTCCGAAAATCGATGCAGTCAATACCGTGGGATGCGGGGATTCCATGATTGCCGGATTTGCAGTCGGAATGAGTCAGAAGATTTCCGTGGAAGGAAGTTTAAGACTTGCAAGCGCGATTTCAGCGGCAGCTGCACTTCGAGAAGAAACCGGATTTTTTGTAAAAGAAGATATGGAACGCATTTTTAAAGAGGTAAAAATAACAAAGTTAAAATAAAGAAAGCGAGGGACAAAACATGGCAGAAATGATTCAGCCGGCAATGGTGCCGAAAGTAAAATTGTATACAGGAGAAGAAATCCCATGTGTGGGAATGGGGACATTTGGTTCTGACCGTTTTACACCGGAGCAGGTGTCAAATGCAGTGGCAGGAGCAATCCGCTGCGGATACCGTATGTTTGACTGTGCGGCATGTTATGGAAATGAAGATCAGATTGGAGAGGTATTCCATGCGGCCTTTGAAGAGGGTGTGGTAGAACGGAAAGATTTATTTATCATGACAAAAGTATGGAATGATATGCATGAGAGAGTAGAGGAATCCTGCAGAAAAAGCATTCAGGACCTGCAGTGTGACTACATTGATTTGTTCTTTATTCACTGGCCATTCCCGAACTACCATGCACCGGGATGTGATGTGGATTCCAGAAATCCGGATTCCAGACCATTCTCTGTGGAAGAATTTATGAATACATACAGACAGTGTGAAGAACTGGTGAGAAAAGGACTAATCCGCCACATTGGAATTTCCAATATGACCATTCCGAAAATGGAGGCAGTACTGCCGCTTATGGAAATTATGCCGTCTGCCTGTGAATCCGAGATGCATGTGTGCTTCCAGCAGAAGGAAATCTTTGATTATCTGACGGAACATAAGATTCAGCCGATCGGATTCATGCCGCTTGGTTCCCCACAGAGACCGGAGAGAGATAAGTGTCCGGAAGATGTAGCAGACCTGCAGACACCTGAGATGCAGGAAATTGCAAAGGCACATGGCTGTCATCCGGCGCTGATCGCTTTAAAATGGGCACATCAGAGAGGACAGATTCCGATTCCGTTCTCTGTTCATGAAGCAGAATATGTAAGTAACCTGAAAGCGATGATAGAAGATCCGCTGACCGAAGAAGAAATGCAGAAGATCGCAACACTGGAGAGAAACAACCGTCTTGTAAAAGGACAGGTATTCTTGTGGGAAGGCGCAAAAGACTGGCACGATCTCTGGGATGAAGAAGGAAAAATTGTAACGTTGTAAAGCTGTAAATAAGTAGAAAGGCATGCTGTATGGTATGTCTTTTTACTTATTTAAGGCAGATTGCTATTTTAAACAGAAAAAAATTCGGTTAAAATAGAAGTACATATGAAAAAGGAGATTAACTATGTACATTTTATATAATAGACTCATCACTGCATTGAATGAGAAAAAACCGGATTCTACAGAATTTTATATTGCCAAAATGATGATCTGGAATTTATGGGAGCTTCCAAGAATGTCGATCAGTGATGTGGCAAAGATGTGTGCTGTTTCAAAGTCAACGATTTCCAAGTTTGTCAGAGACATTGGTTTTGAAGATTATTTAGATTTTAAACTGGAAGCAGTACGGCAGGGGAAGAAGGAAATTTATAATAGCAATGGAAAATGTAATATCACAGATTATATTCGGGGGCATGGCATATGGGAATATGAAAAAATTTTGTCAGAAGATATTAGATCTGTATTGTTTGGAATAGAGGAAGATCAGTTAAAACGTCTGGCGGTGGATTTGCATGAATACAAACACCTGGCAGCGTTTGGAATCAGTTATTCAGAATCTGCGGCGATCAATTTGCAGCATAAAATGCATTATTACCATAAGTTTTTGTATACGACAATGAATGACAGACAGCAGGAAAACTATATCGAATCAGCGGATGAGGAGACATTGATCTTTATTTTTTCGAATTCAGGAAAATACATCACTGAATATCAGAATCGTGAAGGGCGGCCGCCAAAGTATAGTTTTGATAAGACGAAAGCCAAAATCGTGCTGGTTACATCGAATGAACAAATGTTGGTTGATAAAAGAGTAGATGAGTGTGTGTTGTTTCGATATGCAGACTGTGTCCAAAATCATCCAATCCTGTATCAGGTGTTCATAGAACGACTATTATACAGTTATGAAGAGTTATATGGTACTTCAGAAGGTATGAATACAAAATAAAAGAGGTTAAAAACAGAGGGTTTTAAAGTTTCCAAAATTCGAACTTTTAAAAATCTCTGTTTTTTTTATTATAATGATAGTAACAAATAGAGCTTTATTTGAGAAGAAAAAGGAGGAGTCTATGGGAAATATTTATTTCCGGAAAGAGGCGGAAGAATGGAACCAGGCGTTTCCAATTGGGAATGGATTTCTTGGAGCAATGGTGTTCGGAAATGTTGCAAAAGAGCGGATACAGGTGAATGAGGATTCCGTATGGTCAGGCGGATTTTCAAATCGGGTTAATCCTGATGCAGGAAGATATCTTGAAAAAATCAGAGAATGTTTATTTGAAGGAAACGTTCAGGAAGCAGAGAAACTGGCAGAACAAAGTATGTATGCTACAAGTCCTAATATGCGGGTGTACCAGCCGTTAGGAGATATCTGGATTCGTTTTATGGATCAGGAAGCAGAGCGAAAACTGGCTCGGGATGAAAGTGGACTGCCATATTTAAAGGAATCTGCAGCAGAAGTGGAAGCATATCAGAGAATATTGAATTTAGAACAGGCAGTTGGAAAGATTGAATACTGTGTGGGAAGAACAAAATGGAATCGTGAATTTTTTGCCTCAAATCCGGCAAAAGTGGCTATGTACAGTATTTGTGCAGAAAGTGGAGAGGACATTAACCTTGAGATATCTGCAACCAGAAAAGACAATCGATCAGGTCGCGGAGTATCCTTCTGTGATCGGATTCTGGCAGAGGAAAATCAGTACATCTGGCTGGAAGGATCATCCGGAGGAAGGGAAGGAATTGGATTTGCCATGGGAGTTCGAGTTTGTTCCTGTGGGGGAAGGCAATATCAGATGGGAAGCCGTATTATTGTAGAAAAGGCAAGAAAAGTTCTGATCTGTTTTACGGGAAGAACGACATTTCGATCTGCAGAACCGAAACAATGGTGCAGAGAGCATCTGGCTTCATTATCTCTGGACACGTATGCAGAGAGAAAAAGAGAGCATATTCAGGATTATCAAACATACTTTAATGCCAGTCGTCTCACTTTCAGACAGGAAATGAATCTGGATAATCTCACAACACCAGAAAGATTAAA
This window of the Mediterraneibacter gnavus ATCC 29149 genome carries:
- the xylB gene encoding xylulokinase; protein product: MKTYLIGIDIGTSGCKIAVFNKAGEVLAAQSGTYPVYYPKPGWAEQNPEDWWNTICQVLPEMLQKAEISPDEIAGIGIDGQSWSAIAVDENGNVLTNTPIWMDTRAQDICDELNERIGKDRIFKLCGNSLQPSYTTPKIVWYQRNLPEVYAKTAKILQSNSYIAFKLTGKMTQDVSQGYGLHCFNMQEMTWDFAMCEELGFSKDLLPEIYPCHAVIGTVTEEAAKESGLCVGIPVVAGGLDAACAALGVGVLHDGETQEQGGQAGGMSICMDHYCADERLILGAHVVPGHWLLQGGTTGGGGVMRWLEKEFGDWEREEGKRRGVSSLDLMNEEAKVIPAGSDGVVFLPYMSGERSPIWDPDAKGVYYGLDFSKKKGHLIRAAMEGTAYALKHNLEAAEEAGAKVEVLKAMGGAANSHLWTQIKSDVTGKTMEVPSSDTATTLGAALLAGVGVGMYESFEEAVEKTVNKGRVHTPNVEHKEIHEKNYETYRALYEQLKSLMKKTGGKKQ
- a CDS encoding galactitol-1-phosphate 5-dehydrogenase, with amino-acid sequence MKAAVVCANEDVQYLDYEEPIPGPGEVKVKVRASGICGSDIPRVLHNGVHFYPIVLGHEFSGDVVEIGEGVTKVKVGDRVSGAPLKPCMKCDDCQNGNFSLCKHYSFIGSREQGSNADYVVIPEQNAVVYDSSISYEQAAMFEPSTVALHGLLQNEYQGGQYVAVLGGGTIGMFTMQWAKIFGSRKVVVFDISEERLELAKRLGADAVINTTKENYMQEAMALTGKKGYGYVFETAGQIPTMHMAFELAGNKANVCFIGTPHAELTFTPTMWENMNRKEFHLTGSWMSYSAPFPGKEWELTAHYFATGQLKFDPGFIYKKVPMSQAQEAFQMFKTPGLVKGKVLLVNES
- a CDS encoding aldo/keto reductase — encoded protein: MAEMIQPAMVPKVKLYTGEEIPCVGMGTFGSDRFTPEQVSNAVAGAIRCGYRMFDCAACYGNEDQIGEVFHAAFEEGVVERKDLFIMTKVWNDMHERVEESCRKSIQDLQCDYIDLFFIHWPFPNYHAPGCDVDSRNPDSRPFSVEEFMNTYRQCEELVRKGLIRHIGISNMTIPKMEAVLPLMEIMPSACESEMHVCFQQKEIFDYLTEHKIQPIGFMPLGSPQRPERDKCPEDVADLQTPEMQEIAKAHGCHPALIALKWAHQRGQIPIPFSVHEAEYVSNLKAMIEDPLTEEEMQKIATLERNNRLVKGQVFLWEGAKDWHDLWDEEGKIVTL
- a CDS encoding MurR/RpiR family transcriptional regulator, with product MYILYNRLITALNEKKPDSTEFYIAKMMIWNLWELPRMSISDVAKMCAVSKSTISKFVRDIGFEDYLDFKLEAVRQGKKEIYNSNGKCNITDYIRGHGIWEYEKILSEDIRSVLFGIEEDQLKRLAVDLHEYKHLAAFGISYSESAAINLQHKMHYYHKFLYTTMNDRQQENYIESADEETLIFIFSNSGKYITEYQNREGRPPKYSFDKTKAKIVLVTSNEQMLVDKRVDECVLFRYADCVQNHPILYQVFIERLLYSYEELYGTSEGMNTK
- the pfkB gene encoding 1-phosphofructokinase, which gives rise to MILTVTLNAAIDKRYVVENFRLGEVNRVKECAYTPGGKGLNVSKPAAIAGEEVVATGFVGGHAGNYIEEALKPFGIQSEFYHLEAESRSCINIWDETNRVQTEFLEPGFTVTEEQFQGFLKKFRNLVKQADVIAMSGSVPKGLDGSAYQRLVEICREEKRNVILDTSGALLTMGIEAKPTMIKPNLDEIRMLTGMSCDSLEEMIEAAKQIHEGGVEIVAVSLGAEGSFVVCEEGIYQAQVPKIDAVNTVGCGDSMIAGFAVGMSQKISVEGSLRLASAISAAAALREETGFFVKEDMERIFKEVKITKLK